Proteins from a single region of Primulina tabacum isolate GXHZ01 chromosome 5, ASM2559414v2, whole genome shotgun sequence:
- the LOC142545127 gene encoding uncharacterized protein LOC142545127 isoform X3, with translation MGRGPGKCSTEAFDRGSRSETTERSDNICEKASCLFPDVDATVRQRDNVEPGVGKWVSYLNRERRLDSLVGQRPIAPPAPKGLYIFGNVGSGKTMLMDMFYGATEGIVQHRKRFHFHEAMLQVHDCMHKVWKSQETEKSIQSSISQWVINLPFETKIKEWLVEEERYKQEMMMKNILPAVADKFLVNGRGRQGGASVLCFDEIQTVDVFAIVALSGILSRLLSTGTILVATSNRAPRDLNQDGMQRDIFMEFVTRLEEHCENVVIGSDIDYRRQIGQRSIDQAHYFWPLNNIKKSDYEHTWSMITGRLGGKVVSQTLPVMFGRTLEVPESCNGVARFSFEFLCGRPVGAADYIAIAKMYHTVFISDIPVMSMRIRDKARRFITLVDELYNHHCCLYCSVATSIEELFQGTEEGTLFDLESFQFETETEGSKLRRDVLAEGGVSSGGAPSGITSLLSGQEEMFAFRRAVSRLIEMQTTLYLEGVRYFHPCFQGRQKSCS, from the exons ATGGGAAGAGGACCGGGAAAATGCTCGACGGAAGCTTTTGATAGAGGAAGCAGAAGCGAAACAACAGAGAGGAGTGATAACATATGTGAAAAGGCGTCATGCTTATTTCCAGATGTGGATGCCACGGTGAG ACAACGTGATAATGTTGAACCTGGCGTAGGGAAATGGGTGTCCTATCTAAACAGAGAAAGGAGGTTGGATTCATTGGTTGGCCAGCGCCCAATTGCTCCTCCTGCCCCAAAAGGACTATACATATTTGGAAATGTTGGAAGTG GGAAGACAATGCTCATGGATATGTTCTACGGTGCCACAGAAGGGATTGTTCAACATCGAAAACGGTTTCACTTTCATGAG GCTATGCTTCAAGTACATGACTGTATGCATAAAGTATGGAAGAGTCAAGAAACAGAAAAATCTATTCAATCTAGCATTTCTCAGTGGGTTATTAATCTTCCATTtgaaacaaaaattaaagaatggTTAGTTGAAGAAGAAAGATATAAACAAGAGATGATGATGAAAAATATTCTTCCAGCTGTGGCTGATAAGTTCCTTGTTAATGGACGAGGACGTCAAGGAGGGGCAAGTGTTCTTTGTTTTGATGAAATACAG ACAGTTGATGTATTTGCTATTGTGGCTTTATCTGGAATTTTGAGTAGATTATTGAGTACAGGAACCATTCTTGTGGCAACAAGTAATCGTGCACCAAGGGATTTAAATCAG GATGGCATGCAAAGAGATATCTTCATGGAATTTGTGACCAGATTGGAGGAGCATTGTGAAAATGTTGTTATTGGAAGTGATATTGATTACCGACGTCAGATAGGACAAAGATCAATTGATCAG GCTCATTACTTTTGGCCTCTGaataacataaaaaaaagtGATTATGAACATACATGGAGCATGATCACGGGGCGGTTAGGGGGGAAGGTTGTTTCTCAAACTCTTCCAGTGATGTTTGGAAG AACTTTGGAAGTCCCCGAAAGCTGCAATGGGGTGGCACGTTTCAGTTTTGAATTTCTATGTGGTCGTCCA GTTGGAGCAGCTGATTATATTGCCATTGCTAAAATGTATCACACAGTCTTCATATCAGACATTCCTGTTATGAGTATGCGTATTCGAGATAAG GCTCGGAGATTTATCACCCTCGTGGATGAATTGTACAATCACCATTGCTGCCTCTACTGTTCTGTTGCCACTTCAATTGAAGAATTGTTTCAGGGAACTGAGGAGGGAACGTTGTTCGACTTAGAGAG CTTTCAGTTTGAAACAGAAACAGAAGGTTCTAAGCTTCGGCGAGATGTTTTGGCAGAAGGTGGCGTGAGTTCCGGGGGTGCACCCTCAGGGATCACTTCCCTTTTATCTGGTCAAGAGGAGATGTTTGCCTTTCGAAGAGCC GTTTCACGTCTAATCGAAATGCAAACAACTCTATATCTTGAAGGGGTTCGTTATTTTCATCCATGTTTCCAAGGGAGGCAAAAATCTTGTAGCTAA
- the LOC142545131 gene encoding uncharacterized protein LOC142545131 isoform X2 gives MGIPCFSIVSLYGAFLRRSLSSAGLSSQSVEIDSGTTIFFWGPAASTKPPLILIHGFGPHGIWQWRPQITFFATEFDVYVPDLVFFGNSYSNSPERSEVFQAACIAKLLEKIGIRRYFVVGTSYGGFVAYRLSEMWPERVEKVVIASSGVNLRRRDNVELMRRAQSEKIEDLMLPCAARQLRTLLGLCVFRRPPYLPDFFLNDIIDKLYSENRKEKLELLRELRLGRDDTVNISPLSQEVLIVWGEHDKIFLLEKAIELSKFTLPGFNREPMLACARGD, from the exons ATGGGAATCCCCTGCTTCAGTATCGTTTCCCTGTACGGCGCTTTTCTCCGGCGTTCTCTATCGTCGGCCGGCCTCTCATCCCAGTCAGTAGAGATAGACAGCGGCACCACCATTTTCTTCTGGGGTCCCGCTGCCAGTACCAAGCCTCCCTTGATCCTCATCCACGGTTTCGGCCCACACGGAATATGGCAATGGCGCCCGCAAATCACCTTCTTCGCTACAGAATTCGACGTCTACGTCCCCGATCTCGTTTTCTTCGGTAATTCCTACTCCAATTCCCCAGAGAGGTCCGAGGTTTTTCAGGCAGCTTGTATAGCTAAACTCCTCGAAAAGATCGGGATTCGCAG GTACTTTGTTGTGGGGACTAGCTACGGCGGATTTGTGGCGTATCGGTTGTCGGAGATGTGGCCTGAGAGGGTGGAGAAGGTGGTGATCGCCAGCTCCGGGGTGAATTTGCGGCGGAGAGACAACGTGGAGCTGATGAGGAGAGCACAGAGCGAGAAGATCGAGGATCTGATGCTGCCTTGCGCGGCGAGGCAACTGCGGACCTTGCTGGGACTGTGTGTTTTCCGGCGTCCTCCATACCTTCCTGATTTCTTCCTCAATGATATCATCGAC AAATTATATTCAGAAAACAGGAAAGAGAAGCTGGAACTCTTGAGAGAATTGAGGCTTGGACGGGATGATACTGTCAATATATCTCCTCTTTCACAG GAAGTATTGATTGTGTGGGGGGAGCATGACAAGATATTTTTATTAGAGAAAGCCATAGAACTCAGCAA GTTTACATTACCCGGGTTCAATCGAGAGCCCATGCTCGCCTGTGCTCGTGGTGACTGA
- the LOC142545127 gene encoding uncharacterized protein LOC142545127 isoform X1, with the protein MKFFADKNLKMLCPIANRPTVVGVRLLRFFCDRSHSSLSKRPGPLVHYKSLVNQGKLQHDPYQEKVALELDNLLGRLCQYEKEMEEFHANLAKWEEDRENARRKLLIEEAEAKQQRGVITYVKRRHAYFQMWMPRRQRDNVEPGVGKWVSYLNRERRLDSLVGQRPIAPPAPKGLYIFGNVGSGKTMLMDMFYGATEGIVQHRKRFHFHEAMLQVHDCMHKVWKSQETEKSIQSSISQWVINLPFETKIKEWLVEEERYKQEMMMKNILPAVADKFLVNGRGRQGGASVLCFDEIQTVDVFAIVALSGILSRLLSTGTILVATSNRAPRDLNQDGMQRDIFMEFVTRLEEHCENVVIGSDIDYRRQIGQRSIDQAHYFWPLNNIKKSDYEHTWSMITGRLGGKVVSQTLPVMFGRTLEVPESCNGVARFSFEFLCGRPVGAADYIAIAKMYHTVFISDIPVMSMRIRDKARRFITLVDELYNHHCCLYCSVATSIEELFQGTEEGTLFDLESFQFETETEGSKLRRDVLAEGGVSSGGAPSGITSLLSGQEEMFAFRRAVSRLIEMQTTLYLEGVRYFHPCFQGRQKSCS; encoded by the exons ATGAAATTTTTTGCtgataaaaatctgaaaatgctTTGCCCCATAGCTAATCGGCCTACTGTAGTTGGTGTTCGTCttcttcgtttcttttgtgATCGGTCGCACTCTTCTCTTTCCAAGCGTCCTG GTCCCCTTGTTCATTATAAGAGCCTAGTTAATCAAGGGAAGTTGCAACACGATCCTTACCAGGAAAAGGTTGCTCTTGAACTGGATAATTTACTTGGGAGGTTGTGTCAATACGAGAAAGAAATGGAAGAATTCCAT GCAAACCTTGCGAAATGGGAAGAGGACCGGGAAAATGCTCGACGGAAGCTTTTGATAGAGGAAGCAGAAGCGAAACAACAGAGAGGAGTGATAACATATGTGAAAAGGCGTCATGCTTATTTCCAGATGTGGATGCCACG CAGACAACGTGATAATGTTGAACCTGGCGTAGGGAAATGGGTGTCCTATCTAAACAGAGAAAGGAGGTTGGATTCATTGGTTGGCCAGCGCCCAATTGCTCCTCCTGCCCCAAAAGGACTATACATATTTGGAAATGTTGGAAGTG GGAAGACAATGCTCATGGATATGTTCTACGGTGCCACAGAAGGGATTGTTCAACATCGAAAACGGTTTCACTTTCATGAG GCTATGCTTCAAGTACATGACTGTATGCATAAAGTATGGAAGAGTCAAGAAACAGAAAAATCTATTCAATCTAGCATTTCTCAGTGGGTTATTAATCTTCCATTtgaaacaaaaattaaagaatggTTAGTTGAAGAAGAAAGATATAAACAAGAGATGATGATGAAAAATATTCTTCCAGCTGTGGCTGATAAGTTCCTTGTTAATGGACGAGGACGTCAAGGAGGGGCAAGTGTTCTTTGTTTTGATGAAATACAG ACAGTTGATGTATTTGCTATTGTGGCTTTATCTGGAATTTTGAGTAGATTATTGAGTACAGGAACCATTCTTGTGGCAACAAGTAATCGTGCACCAAGGGATTTAAATCAG GATGGCATGCAAAGAGATATCTTCATGGAATTTGTGACCAGATTGGAGGAGCATTGTGAAAATGTTGTTATTGGAAGTGATATTGATTACCGACGTCAGATAGGACAAAGATCAATTGATCAG GCTCATTACTTTTGGCCTCTGaataacataaaaaaaagtGATTATGAACATACATGGAGCATGATCACGGGGCGGTTAGGGGGGAAGGTTGTTTCTCAAACTCTTCCAGTGATGTTTGGAAG AACTTTGGAAGTCCCCGAAAGCTGCAATGGGGTGGCACGTTTCAGTTTTGAATTTCTATGTGGTCGTCCA GTTGGAGCAGCTGATTATATTGCCATTGCTAAAATGTATCACACAGTCTTCATATCAGACATTCCTGTTATGAGTATGCGTATTCGAGATAAG GCTCGGAGATTTATCACCCTCGTGGATGAATTGTACAATCACCATTGCTGCCTCTACTGTTCTGTTGCCACTTCAATTGAAGAATTGTTTCAGGGAACTGAGGAGGGAACGTTGTTCGACTTAGAGAG CTTTCAGTTTGAAACAGAAACAGAAGGTTCTAAGCTTCGGCGAGATGTTTTGGCAGAAGGTGGCGTGAGTTCCGGGGGTGCACCCTCAGGGATCACTTCCCTTTTATCTGGTCAAGAGGAGATGTTTGCCTTTCGAAGAGCC GTTTCACGTCTAATCGAAATGCAAACAACTCTATATCTTGAAGGGGTTCGTTATTTTCATCCATGTTTCCAAGGGAGGCAAAAATCTTGTAGCTAA
- the LOC142545131 gene encoding uncharacterized protein LOC142545131 isoform X1, giving the protein MGIPCFSIVSLYGAFLRRSLSSAGLSSQSVEIDSGTTIFFWGPAASTKPPLILIHGFGPHGIWQWRPQITFFATEFDVYVPDLVFFGNSYSNSPERSEVFQAACIAKLLEKIGIRRYFVVGTSYGGFVAYRLSEMWPERVEKVVIASSGVNLRRRDNVELMRRAQSEKIEDLMLPCAARQLRTLLGLCVFRRPPYLPDFFLNDIIDKLYSENRKEKLELLRELRLGRDDTVNISPLSQEVLIVWGEHDKIFLLEKAIELSKLVGEKTTLQVIKNASHVPQLENAPRFNNIVKKFLL; this is encoded by the exons ATGGGAATCCCCTGCTTCAGTATCGTTTCCCTGTACGGCGCTTTTCTCCGGCGTTCTCTATCGTCGGCCGGCCTCTCATCCCAGTCAGTAGAGATAGACAGCGGCACCACCATTTTCTTCTGGGGTCCCGCTGCCAGTACCAAGCCTCCCTTGATCCTCATCCACGGTTTCGGCCCACACGGAATATGGCAATGGCGCCCGCAAATCACCTTCTTCGCTACAGAATTCGACGTCTACGTCCCCGATCTCGTTTTCTTCGGTAATTCCTACTCCAATTCCCCAGAGAGGTCCGAGGTTTTTCAGGCAGCTTGTATAGCTAAACTCCTCGAAAAGATCGGGATTCGCAG GTACTTTGTTGTGGGGACTAGCTACGGCGGATTTGTGGCGTATCGGTTGTCGGAGATGTGGCCTGAGAGGGTGGAGAAGGTGGTGATCGCCAGCTCCGGGGTGAATTTGCGGCGGAGAGACAACGTGGAGCTGATGAGGAGAGCACAGAGCGAGAAGATCGAGGATCTGATGCTGCCTTGCGCGGCGAGGCAACTGCGGACCTTGCTGGGACTGTGTGTTTTCCGGCGTCCTCCATACCTTCCTGATTTCTTCCTCAATGATATCATCGAC AAATTATATTCAGAAAACAGGAAAGAGAAGCTGGAACTCTTGAGAGAATTGAGGCTTGGACGGGATGATACTGTCAATATATCTCCTCTTTCACAG GAAGTATTGATTGTGTGGGGGGAGCATGACAAGATATTTTTATTAGAGAAAGCCATAGAACTCAGCAA ATTGGTGGGGGAGAAGACGACATTACAAGTGATCAAAAATGCATCGCATGTCCCCCAACTCGAGAACGCGCCACGTTTCAACAACATTGTCAAAAAATTCTTACTATGA
- the LOC142545129 gene encoding copper transporter 5.1: MMHMTFYWGRKVTILFDSWKTDSWISYLLSLTACLLISVFYQYIENRRLQFKKPTPPSSTLGTPLISSKFSSGKWAPARYAGAFLFGINSAIGYLLMLAIMSFNGGVFIAVVLGFGVGYLLFRSGDEDAVAADNPCACA; encoded by the coding sequence atgatgcatatgaCATTTTATTGGGGCAGGAAGGTCACCATACTCTTCGATTCTTGGAAAACCGATTCATGGATTAGCTACCTCCTCTCCCTTACCGCCTGTCTTCTCATATCAGTCTTCTACCAGTACATAGAAAATCGCCGCCTGCAATTTAAGAAACCGACGCCACCGTCCTCCACCCTCGGGACCCCCTTGATCTCCTCCAAATTCTCTTCCGGAAAGTGGGCTCCTGCCAGATACGCCGGGGCGTTCTTATTCGGGATAAACTCGGCGATCGGGTATCTTCTGATGCTGGCGATTATGTCGTTTAACGGCGGCGTTTTTATTGCGGTGGTGCTGGGGTTTGGGGTTGGGTATCTGTTGTTCAGGAGCGGTGATGAGGATGCGGTGGCGGCGGATAACCCTTGTGCTTGTGCTTGA
- the LOC142545127 gene encoding uncharacterized protein LOC142545127 isoform X2: MKFFADKNLKMLCPIANRPTVVGVRLLRFFCDRSHSSLSKRPGPLVHYKSLVNQGKLQHDPYQEKVALELDNLLGRLCQYEKEMEEFHANLAKWEEDRENARRKLLIEEAEAKQQRGVITYVKRRHAYFQMWMPRQRDNVEPGVGKWVSYLNRERRLDSLVGQRPIAPPAPKGLYIFGNVGSGKTMLMDMFYGATEGIVQHRKRFHFHEAMLQVHDCMHKVWKSQETEKSIQSSISQWVINLPFETKIKEWLVEEERYKQEMMMKNILPAVADKFLVNGRGRQGGASVLCFDEIQTVDVFAIVALSGILSRLLSTGTILVATSNRAPRDLNQDGMQRDIFMEFVTRLEEHCENVVIGSDIDYRRQIGQRSIDQAHYFWPLNNIKKSDYEHTWSMITGRLGGKVVSQTLPVMFGRTLEVPESCNGVARFSFEFLCGRPVGAADYIAIAKMYHTVFISDIPVMSMRIRDKARRFITLVDELYNHHCCLYCSVATSIEELFQGTEEGTLFDLESFQFETETEGSKLRRDVLAEGGVSSGGAPSGITSLLSGQEEMFAFRRAVSRLIEMQTTLYLEGVRYFHPCFQGRQKSCS, encoded by the exons ATGAAATTTTTTGCtgataaaaatctgaaaatgctTTGCCCCATAGCTAATCGGCCTACTGTAGTTGGTGTTCGTCttcttcgtttcttttgtgATCGGTCGCACTCTTCTCTTTCCAAGCGTCCTG GTCCCCTTGTTCATTATAAGAGCCTAGTTAATCAAGGGAAGTTGCAACACGATCCTTACCAGGAAAAGGTTGCTCTTGAACTGGATAATTTACTTGGGAGGTTGTGTCAATACGAGAAAGAAATGGAAGAATTCCAT GCAAACCTTGCGAAATGGGAAGAGGACCGGGAAAATGCTCGACGGAAGCTTTTGATAGAGGAAGCAGAAGCGAAACAACAGAGAGGAGTGATAACATATGTGAAAAGGCGTCATGCTTATTTCCAGATGTGGATGCCACG ACAACGTGATAATGTTGAACCTGGCGTAGGGAAATGGGTGTCCTATCTAAACAGAGAAAGGAGGTTGGATTCATTGGTTGGCCAGCGCCCAATTGCTCCTCCTGCCCCAAAAGGACTATACATATTTGGAAATGTTGGAAGTG GGAAGACAATGCTCATGGATATGTTCTACGGTGCCACAGAAGGGATTGTTCAACATCGAAAACGGTTTCACTTTCATGAG GCTATGCTTCAAGTACATGACTGTATGCATAAAGTATGGAAGAGTCAAGAAACAGAAAAATCTATTCAATCTAGCATTTCTCAGTGGGTTATTAATCTTCCATTtgaaacaaaaattaaagaatggTTAGTTGAAGAAGAAAGATATAAACAAGAGATGATGATGAAAAATATTCTTCCAGCTGTGGCTGATAAGTTCCTTGTTAATGGACGAGGACGTCAAGGAGGGGCAAGTGTTCTTTGTTTTGATGAAATACAG ACAGTTGATGTATTTGCTATTGTGGCTTTATCTGGAATTTTGAGTAGATTATTGAGTACAGGAACCATTCTTGTGGCAACAAGTAATCGTGCACCAAGGGATTTAAATCAG GATGGCATGCAAAGAGATATCTTCATGGAATTTGTGACCAGATTGGAGGAGCATTGTGAAAATGTTGTTATTGGAAGTGATATTGATTACCGACGTCAGATAGGACAAAGATCAATTGATCAG GCTCATTACTTTTGGCCTCTGaataacataaaaaaaagtGATTATGAACATACATGGAGCATGATCACGGGGCGGTTAGGGGGGAAGGTTGTTTCTCAAACTCTTCCAGTGATGTTTGGAAG AACTTTGGAAGTCCCCGAAAGCTGCAATGGGGTGGCACGTTTCAGTTTTGAATTTCTATGTGGTCGTCCA GTTGGAGCAGCTGATTATATTGCCATTGCTAAAATGTATCACACAGTCTTCATATCAGACATTCCTGTTATGAGTATGCGTATTCGAGATAAG GCTCGGAGATTTATCACCCTCGTGGATGAATTGTACAATCACCATTGCTGCCTCTACTGTTCTGTTGCCACTTCAATTGAAGAATTGTTTCAGGGAACTGAGGAGGGAACGTTGTTCGACTTAGAGAG CTTTCAGTTTGAAACAGAAACAGAAGGTTCTAAGCTTCGGCGAGATGTTTTGGCAGAAGGTGGCGTGAGTTCCGGGGGTGCACCCTCAGGGATCACTTCCCTTTTATCTGGTCAAGAGGAGATGTTTGCCTTTCGAAGAGCC GTTTCACGTCTAATCGAAATGCAAACAACTCTATATCTTGAAGGGGTTCGTTATTTTCATCCATGTTTCCAAGGGAGGCAAAAATCTTGTAGCTAA